A segment of the Ignavibacteria bacterium genome:
AAAAATGTTTGAAGCATTAAACATTGAAGTATTACGGTTGATTCGCGTTGCAATTGGAAATTTGAAATTGGGAACACTTGAAAAAACCAAATGGAGAAGGCTCTCTGACAAAGAACGAAAAATGTTTTCAGAAGAGTAATCAGAAAATCATTTGTTGCGTTTTTGGTAAATTCTTTTTATAAACCGATTCCCGTTTATTGTTTGCATAACAATATCTTTCTCAATTTGAGAAATTTTCTTCCACAAATTAATCCTTTGACCTGCATCCGTTGATACATCAAAATATTGTTCATCCTCGACATCGGAGTAGACAAATCGTTTGTTCAACCAATAAACTCCGAATCCCTCATGGTCCCATTCACGTAAATCATTTGTGTTTAATCCAATAATTACTCGGTCGTCTTGAATAAATCCGAGGAGTGAGTTTCCTTTCAAGTCAGATAATATTTTTTGGTTGTGTTCTTCTGTATGTAGATTCAAAACTTCTGCAAGTGTTGGAATAATATCAACGTTGCTGATATTCTTAGTTTTATTTTCTTTCAAATGTTGTATGAATTCACGTTTTGAATCAAGCCAGTGTTTTGGCGTCCGAATAAAAAATGGAACGTTCATCACTTCATCGTAATACGAATATAAACGCGGTAAACGATGTTCGAGATTACTTCCTTCGCCGTGGTCCCCTGTAATTATTACAAACGAATTCTCAAGGCGATGAGTTTGTTCAAGCGTGATATAAATTTGACGAAGTGCTTCATCTAAAATAAACAACGCATTTTCGTATCGTGTCGGGAAATTGGGTTGTTGTTGCAATTTCGTACTTGTTTGTTGAAAAGGAATATGGAGCGCATTGGAATTATACACAGCAAAAATATTTTCATCGGAAGAAAACCTTTTGAAAATATTTTGAAACGATTGCACAGAAACTAAATCGTCAACTCCCATATCGTTCACAATCGGCGCATCAATATTTTCAGCCGTGATGTGAATATTCGGCTGCTGCACGGTAAACAAAAACTGATTCAGATTCAACCAACCAAAACGCTGCGAACTCACGAGCATTGTTTTCATTCCGGCAGCACTTGCCCAATCCCAGACGAGCGGAGTTTTGTGAAGTTTTTCTCCTCCTTCAAACGGTGCAACACCTGTGTACAGCGAAGGAATGCTCACTTGCGTTGAACCGGAATTCGCAAACGCATTTTGAAACACGAAAAAATTTTCTTTTTCTTCTTCGCTCCACTTTTTCAAAAATGGCATTGGGTTTTCCTTGTATCCATAAAACGGAAGCGGTTTCTTCCCAAATGATTCGTTGATTATGAGAATAATTGTTAACGGTTCAACAAAAGAATTTTTTGAAGGAAATACTTTGTCTCTTACAGATGAATGTAAACTTGCCGAAAAATCTTTTCTCAAAATTTCTTTTATAGAAAGCGTGAGCGAAGCATCGAGCGACAATTGCTTTTCCACGCTGTACCAACGCATTTGATTCATTCCAACTAAATAAAATGCAGGAGCGAGAATGAGAATTGCAATTTTGAGAATAGAAAGTTTTGCAACTGTTTCTTCTTTCTTTCTTTTCCAGACATAATACCAAAATGCAAATAGCAACAAGAAAAATATTGCATTGAGATTAAAAACATACGTTTGCAAGTAATTTAATACATACATCGGGTCATCGAGTACAAACGTAAGCATTTGCGGAGTTACATATTGTCCGAATTCACGATAGAGAAAATAATTTACTCCGGCAAGCGAGGTGAAAAATAAAGCAATTACACTAACGAAAACTACATTCAGAATTTTCGGAAGCAGTGAAGAAATTTCACTCAACCAAAACAACAGAAGAAATGTGCAAAACAAACTTGCAGCATAAACATTGAATGAAAACGTATTGATAGGTTCGCGAATAATACTTTTCGAGAAATCTAAAGCAATAAAAATGGTGAGCGATATAAACCAAGGTTTTTTGTAAAGCGCCATATTACATTTTCGCCGCAACGACAACGACTGCTTTTGCAAAGTACACATTTCCGCAGAATGAATCCAACGCTTCGAGAAAAACGATGTAAGTTACGATGCGAACAGTTTTCCCCTCGTCATCTTTTACGCGTTTAAATTCTTTCGTCGCAAGTCCATCGGTGAGATGCGCGTAGAGAATTTTTTCCGTGAGCGTGAGCGGTTTGTTTAAAACGTTTCGTGCAACTTCCACTTTTTTTGCGAACGAAGCGTACACGGTTTTTATCATTTCAATATCGAATGCCATAAGCGTAAATGTTATTGGTTAATTGTTATTAGTTATTGGAAGTATGCGTCATCCCGAACTTATTTGGGGACCTATTTTTGTTTACACGAATAAATCAGATGCTGAAACAAGTTCAGCATGACGTTTTTGCTCGTGAAAATGCGGCGAAAAATTATAGAATAGTTGTAAGAATCGCAAAAGTAATTTCTGTTTCTGGATTTGATGTTTATTCAATAACATCCTATCTTTTACACGATTTTTTACATAACAAGAGAAAATTATTTATTATGAAAACATTACTAACAAATTCAGTTCGCAACGCCGCAGAGTTTATTCTTCGGGGAGAAGTCGTTGCATTTCCAACAGAAACGGTGTACGGACTTGGTGCAAATATTTTCGACGAAGAAGCAGTTAAAAAAATTTTC
Coding sequences within it:
- a CDS encoding DUF229 domain-containing protein gives rise to the protein MCTLQKQSLSLRRKCNMALYKKPWFISLTIFIALDFSKSIIREPINTFSFNVYAASLFCTFLLLFWLSEISSLLPKILNVVFVSVIALFFTSLAGVNYFLYREFGQYVTPQMLTFVLDDPMYVLNYLQTYVFNLNAIFFLLLFAFWYYVWKRKKEETVAKLSILKIAILILAPAFYLVGMNQMRWYSVEKQLSLDASLTLSIKEILRKDFSASLHSSVRDKVFPSKNSFVEPLTIILIINESFGKKPLPFYGYKENPMPFLKKWSEEEKENFFVFQNAFANSGSTQVSIPSLYTGVAPFEGGEKLHKTPLVWDWASAAGMKTMLVSSQRFGWLNLNQFLFTVQQPNIHITAENIDAPIVNDMGVDDLVSVQSFQNIFKRFSSDENIFAVYNSNALHIPFQQTSTKLQQQPNFPTRYENALFILDEALRQIYITLEQTHRLENSFVIITGDHGEGSNLEHRLPRLYSYYDEVMNVPFFIRTPKHWLDSKREFIQHLKENKTKNISNVDIIPTLAEVLNLHTEEHNQKILSDLKGNSLLGFIQDDRVIIGLNTNDLREWDHEGFGVYWLNKRFVYSDVEDEQYFDVSTDAGQRINLWKKISQIEKDIVMQTINGNRFIKRIYQKRNK